The following proteins are co-located in the Scomber scombrus chromosome 2, fScoSco1.1, whole genome shotgun sequence genome:
- the pycr1b gene encoding pyrroline-5-carboxylate reductase 1b — protein MSVGFIGAGQLAHALVKGFTAAGVIATNRITASSPDTDLPTVSGLRKMGVNLTTSNKETVNKSDVLFLAVKPHIIPFVLDEIGPDIEDRHLIVSCAAGVTISSIEKKLLQYRTTPKVMRCMTNTPVVVKEGATVYATGTHAEVEDGKLLEQLMASVGYCTEVEEDLIDAVTGLSGSGPAYAFTALDALADGGVKMGLPRRLAVRLGAQAILGAAKMLLESEQHPGQLKDNVCSPGGATIHALHVLESGGFRSLLINAVEASCIRTRELQYLADQERISPAAIKKTTLDQVLQQPGVTVSGVANGNGKSGLSLFNNRGPNIKKKN, from the exons ATGAGTGTTGGATTCATTGGAGCGGGCCAGCTGGCTCACGCACTGGTGAAGGGTTTCACGGCTGCAG GTGTGATTGCTACAAACAGGATTACAGCCAGCTCCCCAGACACAGACCTGCCCACTGTGTCGGGGCTGAGG AAAATGGGAGTGAACCTGACAACTAGCAACAAAGAGACGGTCAATAAGAGCGATGTTCTCTTTCTAGCTGTGAAGCCCCACATCATCCCCTTCGTTCTGGATGAGATCGGGCCAGACATCGAGGACCGTCATCTCATAGTCTCATGTGCTGCAGGCGTCACCATCAGCTCCATAGAGAAG AAGCTGCTTCAGTACCGTACAACTCCTAAAGTCATGAGGTGTATGACTAATACTCCAGTGGTAGTGAAAGAGGGAGCTACAGTGTATGCTACTGGAACTCATGCAGAG GTCGAGGACGGTAAGTTACTGGAGCAGCTGATGGCCAGTGTAGGTTACTGCACTGAGGTGGAGGAGGACCTCATTGACGCTGTCACCGGGCTGAGCGGCAGTGGGCCCGCCTAT GCGTTCACAGCATTGGATGCTCTAGCAGACGGAGGAGTGAAGATGGGTCTGCCCAGGAGACTCGCTGTCAGACTTGGAGCTCAGGCCATTTTG gGTGCAGCTAAGATGCTGCTGGAATCCGAGCAGCACCCTGGCCAGCTGAAGGACAACGTGTGCTCACCAGGGGGCGCTACCATCCACGCCCTGCACGTCCTGGAGAGTGGAGGCTTTCGCAGCCTCCTGATCAATGCAGTGGAGGCTTCATGCATCAGGACACG aGAGCTGCAGTATCTGGCTGATCAGGAGCGCATCTCCCCAGCAGCCATTAAGAAAACTACGCTGGACCAGGTGCTCCAGCAGCCCGGAGTCACAGTCAGCGGAGTGGCTAACGGGAACGGCAAATCAGGGCTCAGCCTGTTCAACAATCGCGGCCCCAACATTAAGAAGAAGAACTGA